TCACTTCAAGTCAATGTTCCATTCATTTCTTTGATACTCACTAACCCCAAATCCACTACTTTAAACAGTGTAAGAGAAGACACGTTtcaaccaataataataataataataataccttctaagaagaaattatatatgTCAATGTTCCATTCATTTCTTTGATACTCACTAACCCCAAATCCACTACTTAAAACAGTGTAAGAGAAGACACATTtcaaccaataataataataataccttctaagaagaaattatatattttatttattatctagATTAAAAATCCTTATAACCTAATTCCCAACCCAATCCCACTCTAGGGGCTCGAATGAACGATCACAAGCTCATGGATACCCCAAGCCCTCGTGGCAAAGAAGGTACCACTTCACCCAACTTGAGTAAGAGTGAGAAATTATACATGAACAGTAGTGAGTAGTGAGAATTTATCGGTAAGAGAAGAAGGTACCACTTCACCCAACATGAACAGTAGTGAGAAATTATCAGTAAGGGAATGTTCCATTTCACCTAACCTAACATGGACAATGGTGAGAAATTATCCCTCCTTAATTACTCAAATCCTATATAAAGACTCACATGAAGAATCCATTCACTTTTAAAGAACCCAAAACCTCACCCCACTTTTATCTCAGTATGTGAGAAGAATGCACGAAATAATTTCACAATTGGAAGAGATTTTAGATTCAATAAGATCTTTCTCCATTTCAAAAattgttcatttcatttcatcacTCGTTGGTCACTTGTTGGAAGTGGAACAACTGaattattatataatactaataaCCAATCACCCaaagaaatgaagaataataaacaaaatgaaaaagttcAAGGTTTCCAATTGATATATGTTATTATTTGcagttattttatgttttgtacTTCATAGAGTATATAACaactattaaaaatagaaaaaaaaaaaaaaaagaaagtacaaTCTTACAAAATTCTACAGCTTAACTGTAGATCGTACTTTTACAGCAAGAACTACACAGTGCACATGTAGAGCACCCATTCACCacccaattttcattttcacccAAAGACAaagtttctcatttttttttttcttcttcttttacatGACAGAACAGGCATTTGGGTTCTCATCACTGAAGATCTGAGGTGGGTAGGCATACATTTCATTAGCATACCTTTGTTGATACATTTCCATAAAATGCCTTTGTGGATAGTGCTGAAATGCATTTGCTTGAAGCTCTATCATCTTGTTAGTCTCTTCTGTAGTGGCTGCTGCTGCTTCTTTTGCCTCAGGCTTTGCTTCTTCTCCCttaccttcttttttctcttccttaGCTTTGGTTTCTTTgtctccaccaccaccaccttccTCAgcttttttctcttccttaCCATCTTTGGATTCTTCTTTGTCCTTCTTTTCCGGTTCTTGTTTTACAATTACCGCATGCTTTCCAGTCCTCTTGTACACGTATTCCACCAACTTTGGTGGGTCAAACACGCCCTTCACTGTTACCTCTGAACTCTTTAGATCTGGCTCTGCCGACTCAactcctaaaaataaaaaataaaaatgaataattgagaaattttttaaaaagggatCTATTTAGTCTAAgctcaaaaacactcaaaattaaaaattgggaTTATGGGATTTGAGGGTGAATGATTGAAGGGGCAaaaattgggtttgatttgACCAAAAAGAATGGAATCTTTTAgtgatataattttaataatataatatcaaaaagaaaagaatgtggTTGATTTTGAATTAATGGTAACGAGAATAAACTCTGTTTTTAATAAGAGATTCAAAAGGTTTAACAACAATTAAACAAAAGGGCATGACCGTTGGTTGCCAACGGATTCATATTTCATAATcacaactttttcatttttgttgaaGAAATCATAATCACAACTAAAAGCCAAAATTGCATGAAcctcaaaattaatttttcatttaaaaaaaaaaagctcaaaccTTTCATTTTCAGTATACGTTTCTTAATTTCTTGTGCACAAGCCTCACAATGCATGTGAACCTTTAGCACCACTGTGATAATCTGAGGCTGCCAAACAACAACATAGAAATGAATCAACAACCAaaaccaaattattattattaaaaaaaaaatttaattaaaaaaaaaaaaaaaactatcttgatttttttggaaaaacaaacaatttttttttttttaaaacctcttcgTTTCTTCTCTTCAGGCTTGGGCTCTCTGCCGCCTCGGGCTTTTTCTCCTCCCACTTTGGTTTGGGATCGGAGAGATGAGCCTCAAACGTGCCTATGCTCTTCCTTTAAACTCTCTCAAAACCTTCAAGTCAGCCTTTTCACCCATTCACCACAACCTTTGAAATCTTGCAATCCGTTATAACATCCTTCAAAACTTAaaaccccacacacacacacacattcaatCAAAACAACACTTAGAAAAACAATGAAACATACAAACATTATAGCGTTGCTCCAAAAtgaacaacaataaaaaaaaaaaaaaaaaaaaaaaaaaaaaaaaaaaaaaaaaaaaaaaaaaaaaaaaaaaaaaaaaaaaaaaaaaaaaaaaaaaaaaaaaaaaaaaaaaaaaaaaaaaaaaaaaaaaaaaaaaaaaaaaaaaaaaaaaaaaaaaaaaaaaaaaaaaaaaaaaaaaaaaaaaaaaaaaaaaaaaaaaaaaaaaaaaaaaaaaaaaaaaaccccactaATTACCTTCAAAGCCTTTGAGGCAGCGCCGAACCTTGCGGGCACAACCTTCACAATGCATGTAAACTTTGAGCACAATTTCttgaggtggtggtggtgctgctgctgctgcttcttctttAGCTTCTTTGGATTCCTTTCCATCCTTAGCtgcttcctctttcttttcctctgccttcttctcttctttcttctcctcctctGGCTttttctcctccatcttcttctcctctgGTTTCTTCTCCTCCTAAAACACAAAAGGTAACATTCACAAccccaaaaaacaaatattataactAATGAAAACCCGtcatcaaaattttaaagtCAGCTATGATTCCTCGACAGACTAGTCAGCTTCAATAACACATAAAgcaaaaacagagaagaaaaggaaaaaagagtatGATAAAGACTTAAAAGTTTATAGGGGTTTCAAAGTTTCAAGACCTCCCCCATTTGTTTACTCTCTCTTCGTGGGTAATGGAGAtttagatgatgatgatgatgataaggcTTTGTATAGCAGCACTTCTTTTCTCTAGTGAAATTTTTTGGACTCTCTTTTGTAAACAAAACACATTATGAGAGTTTTGGACCATCAGATCTGAACGCTGAATAGGCTCTTTTATGATCATCATCATAACATGACGTGGCTGCCTGTAAAGGGCACGTGCAACGGAGCAGGGACATGCTGCAGACAAATGGTGCTTGGAGGTTACATGcttcttttggaattttatggGTCTTTTTGGGAattccaataaataaataaaaattgttatagcGTGGATATCTATGTAGaaaattttactctttttttccataatttttttttttttactttattaagCAATAGAGGTAAATATACATATGAATGTGATATGCTATAGTGCTAtaccataaattaaaaaaaaaaaaaaaaaaaaaaaaaaaaaaccatcttgattttttttggaaaaacaaacaattttttttttttttttaaacctcttctttcttctcttcagGCTTGGGCTTCTCTGCCTCCTCGGGCTTTTTCTCCTCCTCAGCCTTTGGTTTTGGGATCGGAGAGATGAGCTCAACTTGCCTATGGCTCTTCCTTTGAACTCTCTCTAAAACCTTCAATGGATCAGCCTTTTCACCTTTCACCACAACCTTTGAAATCTTGCAATCCGTTATAACATCCTCAACACCTaaaccccacacacacacacacatttcaATCAAAACCAACACTTAGAAACAACTGAAACATACAAACATTGATAGCGTTTGGCTCAAAATGAACAACAACCCCACTAATTACCTTCAAAGCCTTTGAGGCAGCGCCGAACCTTGCGGGCACAACCTTCACAATGCATGTAAACTTTGAGCACAATTTCttgaggtggtggtggtgctgctgctgctgcttcttctttAGCTTCTTTGGATTCCTTTCCATCCTTAGCtgcttcctctttcttttcctctgccttcttctcttctttcttctcctcctctGGCTttttctcctccatcttcttctcctctgGTTTCTTCTCCTCCTAAAACACAAAAGGTAACATTCACAAccccaaaaaacaaatattataactAATGAAAACCCGtcatcaaaattttaaagtCAGCTATGATTCCTCGACAGACTAGTCAGCTTCAATAACACATAAAgcaaaaacagagaagaaaaggaaaaaagagtatGATAAAGACTTAAAAGTTTATAGGGGTTTCAAAGTTTCAAGACCTCCCCCATTTGTTTACTCTCTCTTCGTGGGTAATGGAGAtttagatgatgatgatgatgataaggcTTTGTATAGCAGCACTTCTTTTCTCTAGTGAAATTTTTTGGACTCTCTTTTGTAAACAAAACACATTATGAGAGTTTTGGACCATCAGATCTGAACGCTGAATAGGCTCTTTTATGATCATCATCATAACATGACGTGGCTGCCTGTAAAGGGCACGTGCAACGGAGCAGGGACATGCTGCAGACAAATGGTGCTTGGAGGTTACATGcttcttttggaattttatggGTCTTTTTGGGAattccaataaataaataaaaattgttatagcGTGGATATCTATGTAGaaaattttactctttttttccataatttttttttttttactttattaagCAATAGAGGTAAATATACATATGAATGTGATATGCTATAGTGCTAtaccataaattaaaaaaaaaaaaaaaaaaaaaaaaaaaaagaaagaagaagagtgaTATgctataattaatttataataaaaataatatttgtgaTAAATTCAAGTTAGAATGATTGATGTTAttccaaatttataataaaaataaaggcaGGAATAACTGTTTCAATTAATTGCcgataaaaagaaggaaaattgaGCAAGCGGGATAGTTGGCAACCACTAGTGAAGTCACAAGTATCTGCATCGTGTtcataaatagaaaaagaatatcTTTATGAACATGATATGTGACAAttgatttataattaaaatgattttaatgATAAGTTTTGAGTAAAAATGATAGAGGTTACTCCAAATTTataattgtagggtcacgattcgtggcagaccgtaacagtgtcgggttcgcacgtaaaacggccctaacaatatcatttgtagagcgtgggtttgaaaggctaggccttgatcgataggcgatgggtttttcatggcgttcatacaaggttaaacgatcgtcacccctagggtacttctcctggaggtgggctgggaggctctcgtttttggccattttttcccagccccttcccaaagttacttagttttccttttatactcgcctgtgttcattatccttcatcc
The Quercus lobata isolate SW786 chromosome 10, ValleyOak3.0 Primary Assembly, whole genome shotgun sequence DNA segment above includes these coding regions:
- the LOC115965721 gene encoding heavy metal-associated isoprenylated plant protein 7 gives rise to the protein MGEEEKKPEEKKMEEKKPEEEKKEEKKAEEKKEEAAKDGKESKEAKEEAAAAAPPPPQEIVLKVYMHCEGCARKVRRCLKGFEGVEDVITDCKISKVVVKGEKADPLKVLERVQRKSHRQVELISPIPKPKAEEEKKPEEAEKPKPEEKKEEPQIITVVLKVHMHCEACAQEIKKRILKMKGVESAEPDLKSSEVTVKGVFDPPKLVEYVYKRTGKHAVIVKQEPEKKDKEESKDGKEEKKAEEGGGGGDKETKAKEEKKEGKGEEAKPEAKEAAAATTEETNKMIELQANAFQHYPQRHFMEMYQQRYANEMYAYPPQIFSDENPNACSVM